A genomic window from Micromonospora violae includes:
- a CDS encoding acetolactate synthase large subunit produces the protein MTRPTPETLAHTARRARAAADPTLDVDQAATRPATPAVRPSAPTQVSGAGSLVRSLEALDVDVVFGIPGGAILPAYDPLYDSTVRHILVRHEQGAGHAATGYAQATGKVGVCIATSGPGATNLVTPIADAYMDSVAMVAITGQVARPSIGTDAFQEADIQGITLPITKHNFLVQNAEEIPRVLAEAFHLASSGRPGPVLVDIPKDVLQASTTFSWPPTLDLPGYRPTLHPHGKQIREAARLMAAARRPVLYVGGGVLKAGATDGLRRLAELTGIPVVTTLMALGAFPDSHEQHLGMPGMHGTVAAVYGLQKADLIVALGARFDDRVTGKLDSFAPDAAVVHADIDPAEIGKNRHVDVPIVGDAKHVIDELIVAVTAERSAGRTADLGDWWTQLNDLRDRYPLGYDEPSDGTLSPQYVIKRLGEIVGPDAIFVAGVGQHQMWASQFISYEKPYTWLNSGGLGTMGYAVPAAMGAKVGKPDTVVWAVDGDGCFQMTNQELATCALEGIPVKIAVINNGNLGMVRQWQTLFYNERYSNTELGTHKHRIPDFVKLAEALGCVGLRCENAADVDKTIAAAMEINDAPVVIDFVVGKDAMVWPMVAAGTSNDEIMFARGVRPVFDEDDI, from the coding sequence ATGACGAGACCCACGCCCGAGACCCTCGCCCACACTGCCCGCCGGGCCCGCGCGGCCGCCGACCCGACCCTCGACGTCGACCAGGCCGCCACCCGGCCGGCCACCCCGGCGGTACGGCCCTCCGCCCCGACCCAGGTCTCCGGGGCCGGCTCGCTCGTGCGGTCCCTTGAGGCGCTCGACGTCGACGTCGTCTTCGGCATTCCGGGTGGCGCGATCCTGCCGGCGTACGACCCGCTCTACGACTCGACGGTCCGGCACATCCTGGTGCGGCACGAGCAGGGCGCGGGGCACGCGGCGACCGGCTACGCGCAGGCCACCGGCAAGGTCGGCGTCTGCATCGCCACCTCCGGGCCGGGCGCGACGAACCTGGTCACCCCGATCGCCGACGCGTACATGGACTCGGTGGCGATGGTGGCGATCACCGGGCAGGTGGCCCGCCCGTCGATCGGCACCGACGCCTTCCAGGAGGCGGACATCCAGGGCATCACCCTGCCGATCACCAAGCACAACTTCCTCGTCCAGAACGCCGAGGAGATCCCCCGGGTGCTGGCCGAGGCGTTCCACCTGGCCAGCAGCGGGCGACCCGGCCCGGTGCTGGTCGACATCCCCAAGGACGTGCTCCAGGCGTCGACCACCTTCTCCTGGCCGCCCACACTGGACCTGCCCGGCTACCGGCCCACCCTGCACCCGCACGGCAAGCAGATCCGGGAGGCGGCACGGCTGATGGCCGCTGCCCGGCGGCCGGTGCTCTACGTCGGCGGCGGGGTGCTCAAGGCCGGCGCCACCGACGGGCTGCGCCGGCTGGCCGAGCTGACCGGCATCCCGGTCGTCACCACGCTGATGGCGCTCGGGGCGTTCCCCGACTCGCATGAACAGCACCTGGGGATGCCCGGCATGCACGGCACGGTCGCCGCGGTCTACGGCCTGCAGAAGGCGGATCTGATCGTCGCGCTGGGCGCGCGTTTCGACGACCGGGTCACCGGCAAACTCGACTCGTTCGCACCGGACGCTGCGGTGGTCCACGCGGACATCGACCCGGCCGAGATCGGCAAGAACCGGCACGTCGACGTGCCGATCGTCGGCGACGCCAAGCACGTCATCGACGAGCTGATCGTCGCGGTCACCGCCGAACGGTCGGCGGGGCGTACCGCCGATCTCGGTGACTGGTGGACGCAGCTCAACGACCTGCGCGACCGTTACCCGCTGGGCTACGACGAGCCGTCCGACGGGACCCTGTCCCCGCAGTACGTGATCAAGCGGCTGGGCGAGATCGTCGGCCCCGACGCGATCTTCGTCGCCGGGGTGGGCCAGCACCAGATGTGGGCGTCGCAGTTCATCTCCTACGAGAAGCCGTACACCTGGTTGAACTCCGGCGGTCTCGGCACCATGGGTTACGCGGTGCCGGCGGCGATGGGCGCCAAGGTCGGCAAGCCGGACACGGTGGTCTGGGCGGTGGACGGTGACGGCTGCTTCCAGATGACCAACCAGGAGTTGGCCACCTGCGCGCTGGAGGGCATCCCGGTCAAGATCGCCGTGATCAACAACGGCAATCTCGGGATGGTCCGGCAGTGGCAGACGCTCTTCTACAACGAGCGCTACTCCAACACCGAGCTGGGCACCCACAAGCACCGCATCCCGGACTTCGTCAAGCTCGCCGAGGCCCTCGGCTGCGTCGGGCTGCGCTGCGAGAACGCGGCTGACGTGGACAAGACCATCGCCGCGGCCATGGAGATCAACGACGCGCCCGTGGTGATCGACTTCGTGGTCGGCAAGGACGCGATGGTCTGGCCGATGGTCGCGGCCGGCACCAGCAACGACGAGATCATGTTCGCCCGTGGCGTCCGTCCGGTCTTCGACGAGGACGACATCTAG
- a CDS encoding branched-chain amino acid aminotransferase: MSGGDKLDFEIRPNAASVSAADRAALLANPGFGRVFTDHMVTVRYADGKGWYDARVEARGPIPMDPASAVLHYAQEIFEGLKAYRTADGGVTMFRPDANAARFATSAQRMAMPVLPPEVFVDSLHKLIEIDREWIPTGEDGSLYLRPFMFASEAFLGVRPANEYLYMVIASPVGAYFTGGIKPVTVWVSPDYTRAAPGGTGAAKCGGNYAASLAAQAEAIDAGCDQVVFLDAVERRFVDELGGMNVFFVYDDDTIVTPPLTGTILPGITRDAIMTLASAAGHQVEERPVSFADWQADAASGRLREVFACGTAAVITPIGGVRFPDGEFLVGGGESGRVTMALRQQLVDIQRGKAADPYGWVQQVF; this comes from the coding sequence ATGAGCGGTGGTGACAAGCTCGATTTCGAGATCCGTCCGAATGCCGCGTCGGTATCCGCCGCCGACCGGGCCGCCCTGCTGGCCAACCCCGGGTTCGGCCGTGTCTTCACCGACCACATGGTCACCGTCCGCTACGCCGACGGCAAGGGCTGGTACGACGCCCGGGTGGAGGCGCGTGGCCCGATCCCGATGGACCCGGCCAGCGCGGTGCTGCACTACGCGCAGGAGATCTTCGAGGGGCTCAAGGCGTACCGGACGGCCGACGGTGGCGTGACGATGTTCCGGCCGGACGCCAACGCGGCCCGCTTCGCCACCTCCGCGCAGCGGATGGCGATGCCGGTGCTGCCGCCGGAGGTGTTCGTCGACTCGCTGCACAAGCTCATCGAGATCGACCGGGAGTGGATCCCCACCGGTGAGGACGGCAGCCTCTACCTGCGGCCGTTCATGTTCGCCAGTGAGGCCTTCCTCGGCGTCCGCCCGGCCAACGAATACCTCTACATGGTGATCGCCTCGCCGGTCGGGGCGTACTTCACCGGTGGGATCAAGCCGGTCACGGTCTGGGTCTCACCGGACTACACCCGGGCGGCACCCGGTGGCACCGGCGCGGCCAAGTGCGGTGGCAACTACGCCGCCTCGCTGGCCGCCCAGGCCGAGGCCATCGACGCCGGCTGCGACCAGGTGGTCTTCCTGGACGCGGTGGAGCGCCGTTTCGTCGACGAGTTGGGCGGCATGAACGTCTTCTTCGTCTACGACGACGACACGATCGTGACCCCGCCGCTGACCGGCACGATCCTGCCCGGCATCACCCGCGACGCGATCATGACGCTGGCCTCCGCGGCCGGTCACCAGGTCGAGGAGCGGCCGGTCAGCTTCGCCGACTGGCAGGCCGACGCGGCCAGCGGCCGACTGCGCGAGGTCTTCGCGTGCGGCACCGCCGCAGTGATCACGCCGATCGGCGGGGTGCGCTTCCCGGACGGCGAGTTCCTCGTCGGTGGGGGTGAGTCCGGCCGGGTCACCATGGCCCTGCGTCAGCAGTTGGTCGACATCCAGCGGGGCAAGGCGGCCGACCCGTACGGCTGGGTGCAGCAGGTCTTCTGA
- a CDS encoding 3-isopropylmalate dehydrogenase: MARIAVVAGDGIGPEVVAQARKVLDAVLPGVQATEYDLGAARWHRTKEVLPDSVLTELAGHDAILLGAVGDPTVPPGVLERGLLLKLRFAFDQYVNLRPSRLWSGVAGPLGNVKPGEVDLVVVREGTEGLYAGAGGSLHRDTPAEVATEESLNTRHGVERVIRDAFARAARRERRKVTLVHKTNVLTHAGSLWARTFDAVAAEHPDVATEYQHVDAAAMFLVTQPQRYDVVVTDNLFGDILTDIAAAVTGGIGLAASGCINPEGAYPSMFEPVHGSAPDIAGQGIADPVAAVLSAALLLEQLGHSESAARVNAAVAAELASRVPGVPLRTEEVGDRLAAHAVS; the protein is encoded by the coding sequence GTGGCGCGGATCGCGGTGGTGGCCGGTGACGGTATCGGGCCCGAGGTGGTCGCGCAGGCCCGCAAGGTCCTCGACGCGGTGCTGCCCGGCGTGCAGGCCACCGAGTACGACCTCGGCGCGGCCCGCTGGCACCGCACCAAAGAGGTGCTGCCCGACTCGGTGCTGACCGAGCTGGCCGGGCACGACGCGATCCTGCTCGGCGCGGTCGGTGACCCGACGGTCCCGCCGGGTGTGCTGGAGCGAGGGCTGCTGCTCAAGCTCCGCTTCGCCTTCGACCAGTACGTCAACCTGCGCCCGTCCCGGCTCTGGTCCGGGGTCGCCGGCCCGCTGGGCAACGTGAAGCCGGGCGAGGTCGACCTCGTGGTGGTGCGCGAGGGCACCGAGGGTCTCTACGCCGGTGCCGGTGGCTCCCTGCACCGGGACACCCCGGCCGAGGTCGCCACCGAGGAGAGCCTGAACACCCGGCACGGCGTGGAGCGGGTGATCCGCGACGCGTTCGCCCGCGCCGCCCGCCGGGAACGGCGCAAGGTCACCCTCGTACACAAGACCAACGTGCTCACCCACGCCGGGTCGCTCTGGGCGCGCACCTTCGACGCGGTCGCCGCCGAGCACCCGGACGTCGCCACCGAGTACCAGCACGTCGACGCGGCGGCCATGTTCCTGGTCACCCAGCCGCAGCGCTACGACGTGGTGGTCACCGACAACCTCTTCGGCGACATCCTCACCGACATCGCCGCGGCCGTCACCGGTGGCATCGGGCTGGCCGCCAGCGGCTGCATCAACCCCGAGGGCGCGTACCCCTCGATGTTCGAGCCGGTGCACGGCTCGGCTCCGGACATCGCCGGGCAGGGCATCGCCGACCCGGTCGCCGCGGTGCTCTCCGCCGCGTTGCTGCTGGAGCAGCTCGGGCACAGCGAGTCCGCCGCCCGGGTCAACGCGGCGGTCGCCGCCGAGCTGGCCAGCCGGGTTCCGGGCGTGCCGCTGCGTACCGAAGAGGTCGGCGACCGGCTCGCCGCCCACGCCGTATCCTGA
- a CDS encoding FAD:protein FMN transferase, whose product MRIDEQPRTRWPDPSAFRSRRPDLRLGSRRHRIDPAAATEGRIAVQHTVRTATAEYTLLLNAPEWLGRRGVGEALRDSVAELRAIDLTYGPNRPDSLVSRLRRGEISPDSYPPLADLVDRCAAMRAATDGWFDAWAVPGGFDPGGLLGGWAVERAAERLRAAGIHDYAVLVGADLVVRGRAPHGGPWRVAVHHPTAPERAPLVLEMTAGAVGTSGVTGRHGHVVDPHTGEPADHLVAATVVGPDLTVADAYATALYAAGPTGLAWFRGSSDYRALFAHRR is encoded by the coding sequence ATGCGCATCGACGAGCAGCCACGGACCCGCTGGCCGGACCCGTCCGCATTCCGCAGCCGCCGACCGGACCTTCGTCTCGGCAGCCGCCGGCACCGGATCGACCCGGCCGCCGCCACCGAGGGCCGGATCGCGGTGCAGCACACCGTACGCACCGCGACCGCCGAATACACCCTGCTGCTCAACGCGCCCGAGTGGCTCGGCCGCCGGGGCGTGGGCGAGGCGCTGCGGGACAGCGTCGCCGAGCTGCGCGCCATCGACCTCACCTACGGCCCCAACCGACCGGACAGCCTGGTCTCCCGGCTGCGCCGGGGTGAGATCAGCCCGGACTCGTACCCTCCGCTCGCCGATCTGGTGGACCGCTGCGCGGCGATGCGCGCGGCCACCGACGGGTGGTTCGACGCCTGGGCGGTGCCCGGTGGCTTCGACCCGGGCGGGTTGCTCGGCGGTTGGGCCGTGGAACGCGCCGCGGAGCGGCTGCGCGCCGCCGGCATCCACGACTACGCCGTACTCGTCGGGGCTGACCTCGTGGTCCGGGGCCGCGCGCCGCACGGTGGGCCCTGGCGGGTCGCGGTGCACCACCCGACCGCACCCGAACGCGCGCCGCTGGTGCTGGAGATGACCGCCGGCGCGGTCGGCACGTCCGGGGTGACCGGGCGGCACGGGCACGTGGTGGACCCGCACACCGGCGAGCCGGCCGATCACCTCGTCGCCGCCACCGTCGTGGGCCCCGACCTGACGGTCGCCGACGCCTACGCCACCGCGCTCTACGCGGCCGGGCCCACCGGCCTGGCGTGGTTCCGGGGTAGCTCCGACTATCGCGCGCTCTTCGCCCACCGACGCTGA
- the ilvC gene encoding ketol-acid reductoisomerase: protein MSVEVYYDDDADLGLIQAKKVAVIGYGSQGHAHALSLRDSGVDVVIGLPDGSKSRPKAEEQGLRVVTPAQAAAEADVIMVLAPDTAQRKLYTESIEPHLAAGKAIFFGHGFNIRYGLIKPPAEVDVAMVAPKGPGHLVRRQYSDGKGVPCLVAVEQDASGNALALALAYAKGIGGTRAGAIKTTFTEETETDLFGEQAVLCGGASALVQTGFEVLTEAGYAPEVAYFECLHELKLIVDLMYEGGIAKMRYSISDTAEYGDLSRGSRIIDSRVKDEMRKILGEIQSGEFAREWVAEDEAGRPNFTKWQAEGAAHPIEETGKKLRGMMSWVDRPITETA, encoded by the coding sequence ATGAGCGTTGAGGTGTACTACGACGACGATGCCGACCTCGGCCTGATCCAGGCCAAGAAGGTCGCGGTGATCGGTTACGGCAGCCAGGGCCACGCCCACGCGCTGTCGCTGCGTGACTCCGGCGTCGACGTGGTGATCGGTCTGCCGGACGGCTCGAAGAGCCGCCCCAAGGCCGAGGAGCAGGGCCTGCGGGTGGTCACGCCGGCGCAGGCCGCCGCCGAGGCCGATGTGATCATGGTGCTCGCGCCGGACACCGCCCAGCGCAAGCTCTACACGGAGTCGATCGAGCCGCACCTCGCCGCCGGCAAGGCGATCTTCTTCGGCCACGGCTTCAACATCCGGTACGGCCTGATCAAGCCGCCGGCCGAGGTGGACGTGGCGATGGTCGCGCCCAAGGGCCCCGGCCACCTGGTCCGCCGCCAGTACAGCGACGGCAAGGGCGTGCCCTGCCTGGTCGCCGTCGAGCAGGACGCCAGCGGCAACGCGCTCGCCCTCGCCCTCGCGTACGCCAAGGGCATCGGCGGCACCCGGGCCGGCGCGATCAAGACCACCTTCACCGAGGAGACCGAGACCGACCTCTTCGGCGAGCAGGCGGTGCTCTGTGGCGGTGCCTCCGCGCTGGTGCAGACCGGTTTCGAGGTGCTCACCGAGGCCGGCTACGCCCCGGAGGTCGCCTACTTCGAGTGCCTGCACGAGCTGAAGCTGATCGTCGACCTCATGTACGAGGGCGGCATCGCGAAGATGCGTTACAGCATCTCCGACACCGCCGAGTACGGCGACCTCTCCCGTGGCTCGCGCATCATCGACTCCCGGGTCAAGGATGAGATGCGCAAGATCCTGGGCGAGATCCAGTCGGGCGAGTTCGCCCGCGAGTGGGTCGCCGAGGACGAGGCCGGCCGGCCCAACTTCACCAAGTGGCAGGCCGAGGGTGCGGCGCACCCGATCGAGGAGACCGGCAAGAAGCTGCGCGGCATGATGAGCTGGGTCGATCGCCCGATCACCGAGACCGCCTGA
- a CDS encoding PRC-barrel domain containing protein, which produces MDRIDPHATHAGPDPLRGGGQGAVPGGAPAGTFDPWRYRDQAGVADADLVGYKVEATDGGIGKIDSASHEVGGSYLVVDTGPWIFGKKVMLPAGTVNQVDHDQRTVSVDRTRDQIKAAPEYDETSHSDPSYRDQLGGYYDETYGALPPGTAR; this is translated from the coding sequence ATGGACAGGATTGATCCGCACGCCACCCACGCCGGGCCGGACCCGCTGCGCGGCGGCGGCCAGGGCGCGGTGCCCGGCGGCGCGCCCGCCGGCACCTTCGACCCCTGGCGCTACCGGGACCAGGCCGGTGTGGCCGACGCCGACCTGGTCGGCTACAAGGTCGAGGCCACCGACGGCGGAATCGGCAAGATCGACAGCGCCAGTCACGAGGTGGGCGGCAGCTACCTGGTCGTGGACACCGGCCCCTGGATCTTCGGCAAGAAGGTGATGCTGCCGGCCGGCACGGTCAACCAGGTCGACCACGACCAGCGCACCGTCTCTGTCGACCGGACCCGGGACCAGATCAAGGCGGCCCCGGAGTACGACGAGACCAGCCACAGTGACCCGAGCTACCGGGATCAGCTGGGTGGCTACTACGACGAGACGTACGGCGCGCTCCCGCCCGGCACGGCACGGTGA
- the ilvN gene encoding acetolactate synthase small subunit, which produces MTMHTLSVLVENKPGVLARVSGLFSRRGFNIDSLAVGETENPDVSRITIVVNAESSPLEQVTKQLNKLVNVLKIVELDPQVSVARELLLVKVRADRSARSQVLETVNLFRARVVDVAPDTLTIEATGTPDKLDALLRDLEAFGIKEMVQSGLVAIGRGSRSITAGPALRAA; this is translated from the coding sequence GTGACCATGCACACCCTGTCCGTGCTCGTGGAGAACAAGCCCGGCGTGCTCGCCCGGGTCTCCGGCCTGTTCTCCCGGCGCGGGTTCAACATCGACAGCCTCGCCGTGGGCGAGACCGAGAACCCGGACGTCTCCCGCATCACCATCGTGGTCAACGCTGAGTCGTCCCCGCTGGAGCAGGTCACCAAGCAGCTGAACAAGCTGGTCAACGTGCTCAAGATCGTTGAGCTGGACCCGCAGGTCTCGGTCGCCCGGGAGTTGCTGTTGGTGAAGGTGCGCGCCGACCGGTCCGCGCGGTCACAGGTGCTGGAGACGGTCAACCTGTTCCGCGCCCGGGTGGTCGACGTCGCACCCGACACGCTGACCATCGAGGCCACCGGCACCCCGGACAAGCTCGACGCGCTCCTGCGCGACCTCGAAGCCTTCGGCATCAAGGAAATGGTCCAGTCCGGGCTGGTGGCGATCGGGCGCGGCTCGCGTTCGATCACCGCCGGTCCCGCGCTCCGGGCCGCCTGA
- the serA gene encoding phosphoglycerate dehydrogenase — translation MNPVVLIAEELAPAAIEVLAHDFDVRHVDGTDRPALLSALSEADAVIVRSATQIDAEAIAAAPRLKVVARAGVGLDNVEVPAATARGVMVVNAPTSNIVSAAEQAVALLLAVARNTASASAALKAGEWKRSKYTGVEVQGKTVGVVGLGRIGVLFASRIAAFGTRLIAYDPYIQPARAAQLGVRLVGLEELLRESDFISIHLPKTPETVGLIGEKELAIVKPGVRIVNAARGGLVDEQALADAIAEGRVAGAGVDVYSKEPCTSSPLFAFDNVVATPHLGASTHEAQDKAGLAVAKSVKLALQGEFVPDAVNVQAGGVVAEDVRPLLPLAEKLGRAFTAVAGGVAASVTVEVRGEIVSHDVSVLKLAATKGLFSSVVEEQVTYVNAPHLAAERGVEVTLATLADTAEQPTLVTVRGALPDGRTVSVSGTVTHSGARDVLKLTEVDGFDVEIGAEGILLFLRYVDRPGVVGTVGTLLGESGINIAAMQVARREAGGETLMTLTVDQALGADLLTSAAESIGATAASAADLRDE, via the coding sequence ATGAATCCTGTCGTACTGATCGCCGAAGAACTCGCCCCCGCCGCCATCGAGGTGCTCGCCCACGACTTCGACGTCCGTCACGTCGACGGCACCGACCGTCCGGCCCTGCTCTCGGCGCTCTCCGAGGCCGACGCCGTCATCGTGCGCAGCGCGACCCAGATCGACGCCGAGGCGATCGCCGCCGCGCCGCGCCTCAAGGTGGTCGCCCGGGCGGGCGTCGGGCTGGACAACGTCGAGGTGCCGGCCGCCACCGCGCGGGGCGTCATGGTCGTCAACGCGCCCACCTCCAACATCGTCTCCGCCGCCGAGCAGGCTGTCGCGCTGCTGCTCGCCGTTGCCCGCAACACCGCGAGCGCCAGCGCCGCGCTCAAGGCGGGGGAGTGGAAGCGGTCGAAGTACACCGGCGTCGAGGTGCAGGGCAAGACGGTCGGCGTGGTCGGGCTCGGCCGCATCGGGGTGCTCTTCGCCTCCCGCATCGCCGCCTTCGGCACCCGGCTGATCGCGTACGACCCGTACATCCAGCCGGCCCGTGCGGCGCAGCTCGGCGTCCGCCTGGTGGGGTTGGAGGAGCTGCTGCGGGAGAGCGACTTCATCTCCATCCACCTGCCGAAGACGCCGGAGACGGTGGGTCTGATCGGTGAGAAGGAGCTGGCGATCGTCAAGCCCGGCGTTCGCATCGTCAACGCCGCCCGTGGCGGGCTGGTCGACGAGCAGGCGCTCGCGGACGCGATCGCCGAGGGTCGGGTCGCCGGCGCCGGTGTCGACGTGTACAGCAAGGAGCCGTGCACCTCGTCGCCGCTGTTCGCCTTCGACAACGTGGTGGCCACCCCGCACCTGGGCGCCTCCACCCACGAGGCGCAGGACAAGGCCGGTCTCGCCGTGGCCAAGAGCGTCAAGCTGGCGTTGCAGGGCGAGTTCGTCCCGGACGCGGTCAACGTGCAGGCCGGCGGTGTGGTCGCCGAGGACGTTCGGCCGCTGCTGCCGCTGGCGGAGAAGCTCGGCCGGGCGTTCACCGCGGTCGCCGGTGGGGTCGCCGCCAGCGTCACGGTCGAGGTCCGTGGTGAGATCGTCAGCCACGACGTGTCGGTGCTCAAGCTCGCCGCCACCAAGGGCCTGTTCAGCTCCGTGGTCGAGGAGCAGGTCACCTACGTCAACGCCCCGCACCTGGCCGCCGAGCGCGGCGTCGAGGTCACCCTGGCCACCCTGGCCGACACGGCCGAGCAGCCGACCCTGGTCACGGTGCGCGGCGCGCTGCCGGACGGCCGGACGGTCAGCGTCTCCGGGACGGTCACCCACTCCGGCGCTCGGGACGTGCTGAAGCTGACCGAGGTGGACGGCTTCGACGTGGAGATCGGCGCGGAGGGCATCCTGCTCTTCCTGCGCTACGTCGACCGCCCCGGTGTGGTCGGCACGGTCGGTACCCTGCTCGGCGAGTCGGGCATCAACATCGCTGCCATGCAGGTGGCGCGTCGCGAGGCGGGCGGCGAGACGCTGATGACGCTCACCGTCGACCAGGCGCTCGGCGCCGACCTGCTCACGTCGGCCGCCGAGTCGATCGGCGCCACCGCGGCCAGCGCCGCGGACCTGCGCGACGAGTAG
- a CDS encoding carboxymuconolactone decarboxylase family protein, which yields MGLDAIKAALPEYAKDIKLNLGSTVGTSTLTPAQAWGTALACAVAARNPVVLREIAAEALDHLGPEGVEAAKGAAAIMAMNNIYYRAKHLIGDEQYASMPARLRMQIIARPGVDKGDFELWCLAVSAITGCGVCLESHEKTLRGSGFTREQVHESLRISAVVHAAAVTLDAEAALA from the coding sequence GTGGGTCTGGACGCGATCAAGGCGGCCCTGCCGGAGTACGCCAAGGACATCAAGCTCAACCTGGGCTCCACCGTCGGCACCTCGACGTTGACCCCGGCGCAGGCCTGGGGCACCGCGCTGGCCTGCGCGGTGGCCGCCCGTAACCCGGTGGTGCTGCGCGAGATCGCCGCCGAGGCGCTCGACCACCTCGGGCCGGAGGGTGTCGAGGCGGCCAAGGGCGCCGCGGCGATCATGGCGATGAACAACATCTACTACCGGGCCAAGCACCTCATCGGCGACGAGCAGTACGCCTCGATGCCGGCCCGACTGCGGATGCAGATCATCGCGCGGCCCGGGGTGGACAAGGGTGACTTCGAGCTGTGGTGCCTGGCCGTTTCGGCCATCACCGGCTGCGGGGTGTGCCTAGAGTCGCACGAGAAGACGCTGCGCGGCAGCGGTTTCACCCGGGAGCAGGTGCACGAGTCCCTGCGCATCTCCGCCGTGGTGCACGCCGCGGCGGTCACCCTGGACGCCGAGGCCGCACTGGCCTGA
- a CDS encoding tyrosine-protein phosphatase: MDATEDNTQVSLPATFNFRDVGGYVGHDDRPIRRGRLYRSDSLHRLTEQDSDAFAAIGIRTVIDLRRPTEVERDGRVPAYQGLSYRHIHPEHDGWEATPHVEGASLARYLADRYADLAQTGTAGLAEAVGLIADSANAPVVVHCVAGKDRTGIVCALTLAVLGVDDADITADYALSSEASARYSAWLASVTPGGMDVPAPFLSSPAEAMQIFLNELRVGHGSVEAYLRHAGVTDSQLAALRDHLLDEPTGTKPTDA; the protein is encoded by the coding sequence GTGGACGCCACCGAGGACAACACCCAGGTCTCGCTCCCCGCCACCTTCAACTTCCGCGACGTCGGTGGCTACGTCGGCCACGACGACCGGCCCATACGCCGAGGCCGGCTCTACCGTTCCGACTCGCTGCACCGCCTCACCGAGCAGGACTCGGACGCGTTCGCCGCGATCGGGATCCGCACCGTCATCGACCTGCGCCGCCCCACCGAGGTGGAGCGGGACGGCCGGGTGCCGGCATACCAGGGGCTCAGCTACCGGCACATCCACCCGGAGCACGACGGCTGGGAGGCGACACCGCACGTGGAGGGCGCGAGCCTGGCCCGATACCTCGCGGACCGGTACGCCGACCTGGCGCAGACCGGCACCGCCGGGCTGGCCGAGGCGGTGGGGCTGATCGCTGACTCCGCCAACGCCCCGGTGGTGGTGCACTGCGTCGCCGGCAAGGACCGCACCGGCATCGTCTGCGCGCTGACCCTCGCCGTGCTCGGCGTCGACGACGCGGACATCACCGCGGACTACGCGCTGAGCAGCGAGGCGTCCGCGCGGTACAGCGCCTGGCTGGCCTCCGTCACCCCGGGCGGCATGGACGTGCCGGCGCCGTTCCTGAGCTCACCCGCCGAGGCGATGCAGATCTTCCTCAACGAGCTGCGTGTGGGCCACGGCTCGGTCGAGGCGTACCTGCGCCACGCCGGGGTGACCGACTCGCAGCTCGCCGCGCTCCGCGACCACCTGCTCGACGAGCCCACCGGGACGAAGCCCACCGACGCGTAG
- a CDS encoding peroxiredoxin, with the protein MLTVGDRFPEYELTACVSLDANKAFETINHKSHEGKWRVVFFWPKDFTFICPTEIAEFGRLNGEFADRDAQVLGASVDNEFVHYAWRKDHPDLRELPFPMLSDIKRELSAACGVLGEDGVAQRATFIVDPNNEIQFAMVTAGSVGRNVSEVLRVLDALQTDELCPCNWNKGGDTLDANALLAAGV; encoded by the coding sequence GTGCTCACTGTCGGTGACCGCTTCCCTGAGTACGAACTCACCGCCTGCGTATCGCTGGACGCCAACAAGGCGTTCGAGACGATCAACCACAAGTCCCACGAGGGCAAGTGGCGGGTGGTCTTCTTCTGGCCGAAGGACTTCACCTTCATCTGCCCGACGGAGATCGCCGAGTTCGGTCGGCTCAACGGCGAATTCGCCGACCGGGACGCACAGGTCCTCGGGGCGTCCGTGGACAACGAGTTCGTCCACTACGCGTGGCGCAAGGACCACCCGGACCTGCGGGAGCTGCCGTTCCCGATGCTCAGCGACATCAAGCGCGAGCTCTCGGCCGCCTGCGGGGTGCTGGGCGAGGACGGCGTGGCGCAGCGGGCCACCTTCATCGTCGACCCGAACAACGAGATCCAGTTCGCCATGGTGACCGCCGGCTCGGTCGGCCGCAACGTCTCCGAGGTGCTGCGGGTGCTCGACGCCCTGCAGACCGACGAGCTGTGCCCGTGCAACTGGAACAAGGGCGGCGACACCCTCGACGCCAACGCGCTCCTCGCCGCCGGGGTCTGA